A DNA window from Leptolyngbya sp. KIOST-1 contains the following coding sequences:
- the rfbF gene encoding glucose-1-phosphate cytidylyltransferase: MKAVIFAGGLGTRLSEETSIRPKPMVEVGNRPILWHIMKTYSAHGINDFIICCGYKGYVIKEYFANYFLHMSDVTFDLRYNQMNVHSGNAEPWKVTLIDTGETTMTGGRLKRVREHIGSESFCLTYGDGVSDVNITELIKFHKSQDTLATLTAVQPPGRFGAIALHEGQTKIDTFQEKPEGDGAWINGGYFVVEPQVIDFVEGDDTIWEQEPLTKLAQMGQLSAFKHAGFWQPMDTLRDRTKLEELWAAGKAPWKVW, encoded by the coding sequence ATGAAAGCAGTTATATTTGCAGGTGGCTTGGGGACACGTTTAAGTGAAGAAACCAGCATTCGACCTAAACCCATGGTAGAGGTCGGAAATCGGCCTATCCTATGGCATATCATGAAAACCTACTCAGCTCATGGCATCAATGACTTTATCATCTGCTGTGGCTATAAGGGCTATGTTATTAAGGAATATTTTGCTAATTACTTCCTGCACATGTCAGATGTCACCTTTGACCTGCGCTATAACCAGATGAACGTTCATTCAGGCAATGCTGAGCCCTGGAAAGTAACTCTGATTGACACTGGCGAAACTACGATGACGGGTGGTCGTTTAAAGCGAGTGCGGGAACACATTGGTTCAGAGTCTTTTTGCTTAACTTACGGGGACGGTGTCAGTGATGTAAACATCACTGAACTAATTAAGTTTCATAAAAGTCAAGATACTTTAGCGACGCTAACGGCAGTGCAACCCCCCGGACGGTTCGGTGCCATTGCTCTGCATGAAGGACAGACAAAAATTGATACTTTCCAGGAAAAGCCGGAAGGTGATGGTGCTTGGATTAACGGTGGCTACTTCGTCGTTGAGCCTCAAGTGATCGATTTTGTCGAGGGTGACGATACCATTTGGGAGCAGGAGCCTCTGACTAAATTAGCTCAGATGGGACAGCTTTCTGCATTTAAACATGCTGGTTTCTGGCAACCCATGGACACGCTGCGCGATAGAACGAAGCTCGAAGAGCTTTGGGCCGCGGGCAAGGCTCCTTGGAAAGTTTGGTAA
- the rfbC gene encoding dTDP-4-dehydrorhamnose 3,5-epimerase — MIFNKTPLPGVLVISLDQRGDDRGFFARAYCAQEFESHGLKPVGVQCNMASNFSKGTLRGLHYQVPPAAEAKFFRCIRGANYHVVVDMRPDSSTYLEHFGVELSADNRLGLYIPEMFAHGYQALTDESEAFYMVSEYYTPGCERGLRYDDPTLNIQWPLPVTTISEKDTAWSLLPDLIPT, encoded by the coding sequence ATGATTTTTAACAAGACACCCCTGCCCGGGGTACTAGTCATATCTCTAGATCAGCGGGGGGACGATCGCGGTTTTTTCGCCAGAGCCTACTGTGCTCAAGAATTTGAAAGTCACGGTCTGAAGCCCGTTGGAGTTCAGTGCAATATGGCGTCAAACTTTTCTAAGGGAACCCTCAGGGGACTACACTACCAGGTGCCACCAGCGGCTGAAGCGAAGTTTTTCCGGTGTATTCGAGGCGCCAACTACCATGTCGTTGTAGATATGCGGCCTGATTCCTCAACCTATTTGGAGCACTTCGGTGTAGAACTGTCGGCGGACAATCGCCTGGGGCTTTATATCCCTGAGATGTTTGCCCACGGATACCAGGCTCTAACCGATGAATCAGAAGCTTTTTATATGGTTAGCGAGTACTATACTCCTGGCTGTGAGCGAGGTCTTCGTTACGACGATCCGACTCTAAATATTCAGTGGCCCTTGCCTGTAACCACAATTTCTGAAAAAGATACGGCCTGGTCTCTGCTGCCTGACCTAATTCCAACTTAA
- a CDS encoding NAD(P)H-dependent oxidoreductase, producing MIIVDTALKARHEEGNPVRVGLLGAGFMGRGVVNQIVNYTPGMVLVAIANRTVDAAIAAYNKVGVEDVKTVSSVGDLEDAIARGQYAVTDDPLLLCQSESIDVLIEATGHVEYGARVTLAAIEHKKPMVLMNAELDGTVGPILKVYADRAGVIITGCDGDQPGVQLNLYRFVKSIGLNPLLCGNIKGLQDRYRNPTTQEGFAKQWGQTAHMVTSFADGTKISFEQAIVANATGMKVAQRGMLGYHSTGHVDDMLDLYDVEQLKSLGGIVDYVVGPKPSPGVFVYATCNEPTQAHYLNYGKLGEGPLYSFYVPYHLTVFEVPLSAARVALFNDVIIAPLGEPVVDVITTAKIDLQAGQTLDGLGGYHTYGQCENADVVNRDNLLPMGLVEGCRLKRPVTKDQVLTYDDVEIPADSVAHRLRAEQNAYFSKSQVVAAV from the coding sequence ATGATTATTGTCGATACAGCCCTGAAGGCTCGCCACGAAGAAGGCAATCCAGTACGCGTCGGTTTGCTAGGAGCGGGCTTTATGGGGCGTGGGGTGGTCAATCAAATTGTCAACTACACCCCCGGCATGGTTCTAGTTGCCATTGCTAACCGCACCGTTGATGCCGCGATCGCAGCTTATAACAAGGTCGGTGTTGAGGACGTCAAGACGGTCTCCTCAGTGGGCGATTTGGAAGACGCGATCGCCCGTGGTCAGTACGCCGTTACTGACGATCCGCTGCTGCTTTGCCAATCCGAGAGCATTGACGTACTGATCGAGGCAACGGGCCATGTGGAATACGGGGCCAGGGTGACGCTAGCGGCGATTGAGCACAAAAAACCCATGGTGCTCATGAATGCGGAACTTGACGGCACCGTTGGTCCCATCCTCAAAGTCTACGCCGATCGAGCTGGGGTCATTATTACCGGCTGCGACGGTGATCAACCGGGTGTCCAACTCAATCTCTATCGCTTTGTCAAGAGCATTGGCCTCAATCCCCTACTCTGCGGCAACATCAAAGGCCTGCAGGACCGCTACCGCAACCCTACTACCCAGGAGGGCTTTGCTAAGCAGTGGGGACAAACGGCCCACATGGTGACCAGTTTTGCCGACGGAACCAAAATTTCCTTTGAACAGGCCATTGTCGCTAACGCGACCGGCATGAAAGTGGCCCAACGCGGCATGTTGGGCTACCACTCCACCGGTCATGTGGACGACATGCTCGACCTCTACGATGTAGAGCAGCTCAAGTCTCTGGGCGGTATCGTTGACTACGTAGTCGGTCCCAAGCCCAGCCCTGGCGTCTTTGTTTACGCAACCTGCAATGAACCGACCCAAGCCCACTACCTCAATTACGGCAAGCTTGGAGAAGGCCCACTCTATAGCTTCTACGTTCCCTACCACCTGACCGTGTTTGAAGTGCCTCTCTCCGCAGCCCGGGTGGCCCTGTTCAACGATGTCATCATTGCCCCGCTGGGTGAACCCGTAGTCGATGTAATTACTACGGCCAAAATCGACCTGCAGGCAGGCCAAACCCTTGATGGCTTGGGGGGCTACCACACCTACGGCCAGTGTGAAAATGCCGATGTCGTGAATAGAGACAATTTGCTACCCATGGGTCTGGTGGAGGGCTGTCGTCTGAAGCGCCCCGTCACCAAAGACCAGGTGTTGACCTATGACGATGTCGAGATCCCTGCCGACAGTGTGGCCCATCGTCTGCGGGCAGAGCAAAATGCTTATTTTTCTAAGTCCCAGGTAGTAGCAGCGGTATAG
- a CDS encoding NAD-dependent epimerase/dehydratase family protein, producing the protein MVQAPSLASLNTADDVVQADLTYICKNLSEEFATLSGKNLLITGGAGFLGYYLVQSVLHWNKVNSTAKPIHLTIYDNYIRGVPEWLTNLADNPNLELVKHDITNPLPETIGDFQFIIHAASIASPTFYRKYPIETMDANVNGLRFLLEYCLQQKAKGIPVEGFLFYSTSEIYGDPTPENIPTPETYRGNVSCTGPRACYDESKRYGETLCVNFALQHDLPIKTARPFNNYGPGLKITDRRVLPDFARDIFSDRDIVMLSDGAPTRTFCYIADAIVGYYKILVKGHPGEAYNIGVETPEISMANLADRVADIARDLFNYSGKVVRQTSADQDYLVDNPNRRCPIIDKARDHLGYDPSITIDEGLKRTMVWYSGNREAEDA; encoded by the coding sequence ATGGTTCAAGCACCGAGCTTAGCTTCATTGAATACGGCAGATGATGTCGTTCAAGCTGATTTAACCTATATCTGTAAAAACCTATCGGAAGAATTTGCCACTCTGTCGGGCAAAAATCTTTTAATTACTGGTGGTGCTGGCTTCTTAGGCTACTACCTGGTGCAGTCGGTTCTGCACTGGAACAAGGTGAATTCAACGGCTAAGCCTATTCACCTGACCATTTACGACAACTACATTCGGGGTGTACCCGAATGGTTGACCAACCTGGCTGACAATCCCAATCTGGAATTGGTTAAGCACGATATTACCAATCCTCTACCCGAAACCATTGGTGATTTTCAGTTCATTATCCACGCGGCCTCCATTGCTTCGCCCACGTTTTATCGCAAGTACCCGATTGAAACGATGGATGCGAACGTCAACGGACTGCGCTTTCTGCTGGAGTATTGCCTCCAGCAAAAGGCCAAGGGAATCCCCGTAGAGGGATTCTTGTTTTACTCCACCAGCGAAATCTACGGCGATCCTACCCCTGAAAACATTCCCACCCCTGAAACCTATCGTGGCAATGTGTCCTGCACTGGGCCTCGGGCCTGCTACGACGAGTCGAAGCGCTATGGTGAAACCCTCTGCGTCAACTTTGCGCTTCAGCACGATCTGCCCATTAAGACAGCGCGTCCGTTTAACAACTATGGGCCTGGGCTGAAAATTACCGATCGCCGAGTGCTGCCCGACTTCGCCCGCGATATCTTTAGCGATCGCGACATTGTCATGCTCTCTGACGGTGCCCCCACCCGCACCTTCTGCTACATTGCCGATGCGATCGTGGGCTACTACAAAATTCTGGTCAAGGGTCACCCCGGCGAAGCCTACAACATCGGCGTTGAAACCCCTGAGATCTCCATGGCCAACCTGGCCGATCGGGTGGCAGATATTGCCCGTGACCTGTTTAACTACAGCGGCAAGGTAGTGCGCCAAACCAGCGCTGACCAGGATTACCTGGTGGACAACCCCAACCGTCGCTGCCCCATCATTGACAAAGCTCGTGATCACCTGGGCTACGACCCCAGCATCACCATCGACGAGGGGCTAAAGCGCACCATGGTTTGGTATTCGGGCAATCGCGAAGCGGAGGACGCATAA
- a CDS encoding UDP-glucose dehydrogenase family protein — protein MKVSVVGTGYVGLVSGTCLAEKGHSVVCVDIDQAKVDQINQGIPPIYEAGLEDMLKANVGTRLKATTDLRTAVMESQISLIAVGTPFRGDEIDLTFIKTVARQIGEVLKDKAEYHVVVVKSTVVPGTTDEVVLSILEEASGKKAGADFGVGMNPEFLKEGEAIPDFMNPDRIVLGGIDERSLAALRELYNVFEGVDQLETNCKTAEMIKYTANSLLATMISFANEIGNLCSAIGGVDVTEVTKGVHLDKRLTPILPSGERIVPTFTTYIEAGCGFGGSCFPKDVKALNAYGAKKGLPMQLLNAVIDVNAVQYKQVMTRLYKHFPNLDAVRVAVLGLAFKPGTDDMRESPAIPIVQELLAGSAKVKAFDPVATHEAQKIFENQPIQYCNSLAETVQDVDVVLLLTRWADFKALPELLQGVANPPLVIDGRRMLEKGAFARYEGIGL, from the coding sequence ATGAAAGTATCTGTCGTTGGTACAGGTTATGTTGGCCTGGTGTCAGGTACCTGCCTGGCGGAGAAGGGCCACAGCGTGGTCTGTGTAGACATTGATCAGGCTAAGGTTGACCAGATTAACCAGGGCATTCCGCCCATCTATGAAGCTGGCCTGGAGGATATGCTGAAGGCCAACGTGGGGACTCGCCTCAAGGCCACCACCGATCTGCGAACGGCCGTGATGGAGTCTCAAATCTCACTGATTGCTGTGGGCACACCGTTCCGCGGCGACGAGATTGACCTCACTTTCATCAAGACTGTGGCTCGTCAAATTGGCGAAGTGCTCAAGGATAAAGCCGAATACCACGTAGTTGTCGTAAAGAGCACCGTGGTACCCGGTACCACCGACGAAGTGGTGCTCTCCATTTTGGAAGAGGCTTCGGGCAAAAAGGCGGGGGCTGACTTTGGCGTTGGCATGAACCCCGAGTTTTTGAAGGAAGGTGAGGCTATCCCCGACTTCATGAACCCCGATCGCATCGTGTTGGGCGGCATTGACGAGCGCAGTCTGGCGGCCCTGCGGGAGCTATACAACGTCTTTGAGGGGGTAGATCAGCTCGAAACCAACTGCAAAACCGCCGAGATGATCAAGTACACGGCCAACTCGCTGCTGGCAACCATGATTTCGTTCGCCAACGAAATCGGCAACCTCTGCTCAGCCATCGGTGGGGTTGATGTTACGGAAGTCACGAAGGGGGTGCACCTCGACAAGCGACTGACGCCAATTTTGCCCAGCGGTGAGCGCATTGTCCCCACCTTCACCACCTACATTGAGGCGGGCTGCGGCTTTGGCGGTAGCTGTTTCCCCAAGGACGTGAAGGCTCTCAATGCCTACGGTGCCAAGAAAGGCCTGCCCATGCAGTTGCTCAACGCTGTCATTGACGTCAACGCTGTGCAGTACAAGCAGGTCATGACCCGGCTTTACAAGCACTTCCCTAACCTGGATGCGGTGCGCGTGGCTGTTTTGGGCCTGGCCTTTAAACCGGGTACCGACGACATGCGCGAGTCCCCAGCCATTCCTATTGTTCAGGAGTTGCTGGCGGGGTCAGCTAAGGTGAAAGCCTTTGACCCTGTAGCTACCCACGAAGCCCAGAAGATCTTTGAAAACCAGCCCATTCAGTACTGCAACAGCCTGGCCGAAACCGTTCAGGATGTGGATGTTGTGCTGCTGCTCACCCGGTGGGCTGACTTCAAGGCGCTGCCTGAGTTGCTTCAGGGGGTAGCCAATCCTCCCCTGGTCATCGACGGTCGTCGTATGCTCGAGAAGGGAGCCTTTGCCCGCTACGAGGGCATCGGCCTGTAG
- a CDS encoding photosystem II S4 domain protein → MPPKDDLTNAAANRDRLARISDQADQAIKTWETVFTDFLSPPEQIEAQAMLERLTDVHSVAWGGYPQAERQRLAIARTDIPLDPSQIPLSLLTIDGNFMFDPANHGDFLGALLSTGLERSKVGDIIVLGERGAQAIAVPELADFLTQSLTQVRSVPVKTQPLGWEQLRVRPPQKKDLTTVEASLRLDAIASAGFGMSRSKMADLISSGDVRVNWNPVSQPSHTLNSGDLVAIRGKGRLEIGDIAVTKKERYRINLTRYQ, encoded by the coding sequence ATGCCGCCCAAGGACGACCTGACCAACGCTGCTGCAAATCGCGATCGCCTGGCCCGGATCTCAGATCAGGCCGATCAGGCGATCAAGACCTGGGAGACTGTCTTCACCGACTTTTTGTCGCCACCGGAGCAGATCGAGGCCCAGGCGATGCTCGAGCGGCTGACGGACGTCCACAGCGTGGCCTGGGGTGGCTATCCCCAGGCTGAACGCCAGCGGTTGGCAATCGCCCGCACCGACATTCCCCTCGACCCCAGTCAAATTCCCCTGTCGCTGCTAACTATCGACGGCAACTTCATGTTCGACCCGGCCAACCACGGCGACTTTTTGGGGGCGCTGCTGAGCACGGGCCTGGAGCGAAGCAAGGTGGGCGACATCATTGTGCTCGGTGAGCGGGGTGCCCAGGCGATCGCGGTGCCGGAGTTGGCCGACTTTCTCACCCAATCCCTCACCCAGGTGCGATCGGTGCCGGTCAAAACTCAGCCCCTGGGGTGGGAGCAACTGCGGGTGCGCCCGCCCCAAAAGAAAGACCTCACCACCGTCGAAGCTTCCCTGCGCCTCGATGCGATCGCCTCCGCTGGGTTTGGCATGTCCCGGAGCAAAATGGCCGACTTGATCAGCAGCGGCGACGTGCGGGTGAACTGGAACCCCGTAAGTCAGCCCAGTCACACCCTGAATTCGGGAGATCTGGTTGCCATTCGCGGCAAAGGCCGACTCGAAATCGGCGATATTGCCGTCACCAAAAAAGAACGGTACCGGATCAACCTGACCCGGTACCAGTAA
- a CDS encoding helix-turn-helix transcriptional regulator: protein MSSSTIASTVDFSVPHNAHETPNQPLLSAVLEGFVDGILVLAEDGRCVHSNQKGKTLCRDLSDPKRPGDLPTCLKTMSKHLLESRELYPETLLVLTQEFTSRSGHQIRARVQWLDCPATPGSYLLVSLENKTRLAQSSALLEAVQYNLTPREQAVWVLRRANRSYEEIAKELYITINTVKRHLKSIYAKRKDVTEALAN, encoded by the coding sequence ATGAGTTCATCCACTATCGCTTCAACTGTTGATTTTTCTGTCCCGCATAATGCCCATGAGACCCCAAATCAACCCCTGCTCAGCGCCGTACTCGAAGGCTTTGTCGACGGCATTTTGGTGCTGGCTGAGGATGGCCGCTGTGTGCACAGTAACCAGAAGGGCAAAACCCTTTGCCGCGATCTGAGCGACCCCAAGCGCCCCGGCGATCTGCCCACCTGCCTTAAAACGATGAGTAAGCACCTGTTAGAAAGTCGGGAGCTCTACCCCGAAACCCTGCTGGTTCTGACCCAGGAGTTTACGTCCCGCTCTGGGCACCAAATTCGCGCCCGCGTGCAGTGGCTGGATTGTCCGGCGACTCCCGGTTCTTACCTGCTGGTTTCCCTCGAAAATAAAACCCGCCTGGCCCAATCCTCAGCCCTGCTGGAGGCAGTGCAGTACAACCTCACTCCCCGAGAGCAGGCCGTGTGGGTGCTGCGGCGGGCCAACCGCAGCTATGAGGAAATTGCCAAGGAGCTTTACATCACCATCAACACCGTCAAACGGCATCTCAAGAGTATCTACGCCAAGCGGAAGGACGTAACCGAAGCCCTGGCCAACTGA
- a CDS encoding tetratricopeptide repeat protein yields the protein MTRVNRQLLRIQMRHVHRSLVAVAIALPLLGAPLPLGPGYAQTAPSPTVNGAEAEAALNQGLALIQRGDIDGALIQFQQAAALDPGLAAAHYNIGLALRQKGHLQDAASAFWAAIRADPQFALAYANLGGALIEGNNLDQAEAYLQRAIAIEPTLGNAHYNLGLVYQSQGRFPEALAALEKAGQFSPRAPESFLQRGIIYLQTEQNAAAEAVLQQALALNPRYAQAHYNLGIARFNQGQTEAALDSFRAATQINGSYADAYYSAGLAFIQLERFEEARTVLEYAKNLYITGGNPTWAARAQSHLGQLPGS from the coding sequence ATGACACGGGTCAACCGACAGCTTTTGCGAATTCAGATGCGGCATGTCCACAGGAGTCTGGTCGCCGTGGCGATCGCGCTTCCCCTCCTGGGCGCTCCGCTGCCCCTGGGGCCCGGCTATGCCCAAACCGCGCCTTCCCCAACTGTCAATGGGGCGGAAGCGGAGGCCGCTCTCAACCAGGGGCTGGCGCTGATTCAGCGGGGCGATATTGACGGTGCCCTGATTCAGTTTCAGCAGGCCGCTGCCCTGGACCCCGGCCTCGCCGCCGCCCACTACAACATCGGCCTGGCCCTCCGCCAGAAGGGCCACCTGCAGGATGCTGCCTCGGCGTTCTGGGCCGCCATCCGGGCCGACCCTCAGTTTGCCCTGGCCTACGCCAACCTGGGCGGCGCGTTGATTGAGGGCAACAACCTCGATCAGGCCGAGGCCTACCTGCAGCGGGCGATCGCGATCGAACCCACCCTGGGCAACGCTCACTACAATCTCGGCCTGGTGTACCAATCCCAGGGGCGGTTTCCGGAGGCGCTGGCCGCCCTGGAAAAAGCCGGGCAGTTCAGCCCCCGCGCCCCGGAGTCATTTTTGCAGCGGGGCATTATTTACCTGCAAACGGAGCAAAATGCGGCAGCGGAGGCGGTGCTGCAGCAGGCCCTCGCCCTGAACCCCCGCTACGCCCAGGCCCACTACAACCTGGGCATCGCCCGGTTCAACCAGGGCCAGACCGAAGCGGCGCTCGACTCCTTTCGCGCCGCCACCCAGATCAACGGCAGCTACGCCGATGCCTACTACAGCGCCGGGCTGGCGTTTATACAGCTGGAGCGATTTGAGGAAGCCCGCACGGTGCTGGAATACGCCAAAAACCTCTACATCACTGGGGGTAACCCGACCTGGGCGGCCAGGGCCCAAAGCCACCTGGGGCAGCTGCCGGGGAGCTAG
- a CDS encoding glycosyltransferase, translating to MLQAPFSDLLEAPKQDFKQDIRAYFDRIAPELDRWSSRNRYYYSDLARLHQFLIPPGSRVLEIGCGTGDLLQATLPAVGVGLDFAPAVVAIACQKYPHLSFYSLDAETLEPDQMAPEHRQFDYILLSGVLGYLSDIQAVLQRLQPFCQPHTRLILTFHSHLWEPLLGLAERVGQRRPQPPQNWLSTDDVANLLTVTGYRPLKRGSRFLWPKFVPGIAGFVNRYLAPLPLLKHLCLTTFIVARPQAVPTQERPTCSVIIPARNEAGNIAAAVARLPQLGQHTEVIFVEGHSRDRTWETIQELVQIYQGPFTLKAFQQTGRGKADAVRLGFDQARGDILLILDADLTVPPEDLPHFVEVLAAGHGEFANGSRLVYPRSKTAMPWLNTVANKIFALLFSFLLEQPLKDTLCGTKVLWRCDYQRLAAGRSYFGDFDPFGDFDLLFGAAKLNLHIVEVPIRYRPRTYGSSNIAHVREGLILLRMCLYASRKLKFW from the coding sequence GTGCTCCAAGCCCCTTTTTCTGATTTGCTTGAGGCCCCCAAGCAAGACTTCAAGCAAGATATTCGGGCCTATTTTGACCGCATTGCTCCCGAGCTAGACCGCTGGAGTAGCCGCAACCGCTACTACTACAGCGATCTGGCTCGGCTTCATCAGTTTTTGATTCCGCCTGGCAGTCGCGTGCTCGAGATCGGCTGCGGCACTGGCGACCTGCTGCAGGCCACGCTCCCAGCGGTGGGGGTGGGGTTAGACTTTGCGCCTGCGGTGGTCGCGATCGCCTGCCAAAAATACCCTCACCTCAGCTTCTACAGCCTCGATGCCGAAACCCTGGAACCTGACCAGATGGCCCCGGAGCACCGTCAGTTCGACTACATCCTGCTGTCTGGGGTGCTGGGCTACCTGAGCGATATCCAGGCCGTGCTGCAGCGGTTGCAGCCCTTCTGCCAGCCCCATACCCGCCTCATCCTCACCTTCCACAGCCACCTCTGGGAGCCCTTGCTGGGGCTGGCCGAGCGGGTGGGGCAGCGGCGGCCCCAGCCCCCTCAAAACTGGCTCAGCACCGACGATGTCGCCAATCTGCTGACGGTCACCGGCTACCGACCGCTCAAGCGGGGCAGTCGGTTTCTGTGGCCCAAATTTGTGCCGGGGATAGCGGGGTTTGTCAACCGCTACCTGGCCCCCCTGCCCCTGCTAAAGCACCTGTGCCTGACCACCTTCATCGTCGCTCGACCCCAGGCGGTACCGACTCAGGAGCGACCCACCTGCTCGGTGATCATTCCCGCCCGCAATGAGGCCGGAAACATTGCCGCCGCCGTGGCTCGCCTGCCTCAGCTGGGCCAGCACACTGAGGTTATCTTTGTCGAAGGTCACTCCCGCGATCGCACCTGGGAAACCATCCAGGAACTGGTGCAGATCTACCAGGGGCCATTCACCCTCAAGGCCTTTCAGCAGACGGGCCGGGGCAAGGCCGATGCCGTCCGCCTGGGGTTCGATCAGGCCAGGGGCGATATCCTGCTGATTCTCGACGCCGACCTGACCGTTCCCCCCGAAGATTTGCCCCACTTTGTCGAGGTGCTGGCCGCTGGCCACGGCGAATTTGCCAACGGTTCGCGGCTGGTCTATCCCCGCTCCAAAACCGCCATGCCCTGGCTGAACACGGTGGCCAACAAGATCTTTGCGCTGCTGTTTTCGTTCCTGCTGGAGCAGCCCCTCAAAGACACCCTCTGCGGCACCAAGGTGCTGTGGCGATGCGACTACCAGCGCCTGGCCGCTGGCCGCAGCTACTTCGGCGACTTCGACCCCTTTGGCGATTTTGATCTGCTGTTTGGGGCGGCCAAGCTCAACCTGCACATTGTGGAGGTACCCATTCGCTATCGGCCGCGCACCTACGGCAGCTCCAACATTGCCCACGTCAGGGAGGGGCTGATTTTGCTGCGCATGTGCCTCTACGCCTCGCGCAAGCTCAAGTTCTGGTAG
- the psaI gene encoding photosystem I reaction center subunit VIII — MPAAFLPSILVPLVGIVFPAAAMAFLFLYIEREDAA, encoded by the coding sequence ATGCCAGCTGCCTTTTTACCCTCCATCCTGGTTCCTCTGGTGGGCATCGTGTTTCCCGCTGCGGCCATGGCCTTCCTATTCCTTTACATTGAGCGGGAAGACGCCGCCTAA
- a CDS encoding DUF2470 domain-containing protein, whose product MAEPITPAVSDRICKHMNKDHAEAVLFYATAYGNQPAATAATMEAIDAEGMTLAVTVDGAQTPVRVPFDHTLEGAEDAHHTLVAMLKQAQV is encoded by the coding sequence ATGGCTGAGCCAATTACCCCTGCGGTCAGCGATCGCATTTGCAAGCACATGAACAAAGACCACGCCGAAGCAGTGCTGTTCTACGCCACCGCCTACGGCAACCAGCCCGCCGCCACCGCCGCCACCATGGAAGCGATCGACGCCGAGGGCATGACCCTGGCCGTTACCGTGGACGGGGCGCAGACCCCCGTGCGGGTACCCTTTGACCACACCCTGGAGGGGGCCGAAGACGCCCACCACACCCTGGTTGCCATGCTCAAGCAGGCCCAGGTCTAA
- a CDS encoding 2Fe-2S iron-sulfur cluster-binding protein, translating to MSVSIHFLPDGVTVDAEVGEPLLAVADRAGVSIPTGCLMGSCHACEVELEGQTDPICACISAVPPGQQTLVINLYVDPTW from the coding sequence ATGAGCGTTTCAATTCATTTTTTGCCCGATGGGGTCACCGTTGACGCCGAGGTGGGGGAACCGCTGCTGGCGGTCGCCGATCGCGCCGGGGTGAGCATTCCCACCGGCTGCCTGATGGGGTCGTGCCACGCCTGCGAGGTGGAGCTAGAGGGGCAGACGGACCCGATCTGCGCCTGCATTTCAGCGGTGCCGCCGGGGCAGCAGACGCTGGTGATTAACCTGTACGTAGATCCCACCTGGTGA